The Desmodus rotundus isolate HL8 chromosome 3, HLdesRot8A.1, whole genome shotgun sequence genome includes a region encoding these proteins:
- the LOC112319047 gene encoding DDIT3 upstream open reading frame protein: MLKMSGWQRRNQNQSWNLRRECSRRKCIFIYHHT; the protein is encoded by the exons ATGTTGAAAATGAGCGGGTGGCAGCGACGGAACCAAAATCAGAGCTGGAATCTGAGGAGAGAG TGTTCCAGAAGGAAGTGTATCTTCATATATCACCACACCTGA
- the DDIT3 gene encoding DNA damage-inducible transcript 3 protein: MAAESLPFSFGTLSSWELEAWYEDLQEVLSSDENAGAYVSPPGNEEEESKTFTTLDPASLAWLTEEPGPAEVTGISQSPCSPDSTQSSLAQEEEDDDQGIPRKRKRSGQSPARAGKQRTKDKEQENERKAAQLAEENERLKQEIECLTREVEATRRALIDRMVSLHQV; this comes from the exons ATGGCAGCCGAGTCTTTGCCTTTCTCCTTTGGGACACTGTCCAGCTGGGAACTGGAAGCATGGTATGAGGACCTGCAGGAAGTGTTGTCCTCAGATGAAAATGCAGGTGCCTATGTCTCACCCCCTGGAAATGAGGAG GAAGAATCAAAAACCTTCACCACTCTTGACCCTGCCTCTCTGGCTTGGCTGACTGAGGAACCAGGACCAGCAGAAGTCACAGGCATCTCCCAGAGCCCTTGCTCTCCAGATTCCACTCAGAGCTCCCTGGctcaggaggaggaagatgatgaCCAAGGAATACCCAGGAAACGGAAACGAAGTGGTCAGTCCCCAGCCCGGGCTGGAAAGCAACGCACGAAGGATAAAGAAcaagagaatgaaaggaaagcGGCACAGCTAGCTGAAGAGAACGAACGGCTCAAGCAGGAAATCGAGTGCCTGACCAGAGAAGTGGAGGCGACTCGCCGAGCTCTAATTGACCGCATGGTCAGTCTGCACCAAGTATGA
- the MBD6 gene encoding methyl-CpG-binding domain protein 6 isoform X1 — protein MNGGNESSGADRAGGPVATSVPIGWQRCVREGAVFYISPSGTELSSLEQTRSYLLSDGTCKCGLECPLNVPKVFNFDPLAPVTPGGAGVGPASEEDMTKLCNHRRKAVAMATLYRSMETTCSHSSPGEGASPQMFHTVSPGPPTARPPCLVPPTTPLNGGPGSLPAEPPSIPQAFPPLAGPGGLFPPPRLPDPIPSGGGSSPCFLPRGNAPSPAPPPPPAISLNAPSYNWGAALRSSLVPPDLGSLPAPHASSSPPSDPPLFHCSDALTPPPLPPSNNLPVLPGPPGPTTQPPVSSATMHLPLVLGPLGGAPTVEGPGAPPFLASSLLSAAAKAQRPPLPPASTLQGRRPCAQAPSASHSSSPRPTQRRPRRPPVLRLIEGGGPQAPRRSRPRAPAPAPQPFSLPEPSQPILPSVLSFLGLPTPGPSHSDGSFNLLGSDAHLPPPPTLSSGSPSQPRHPILPSLPGTASGSLSSVPGAPAPPAASKAPLVPSPVLQSPSEGLGMGAGPACPLPPLAGGEAFPFPSPEQGLALSGAGFPGMLGALPLPLSLGQPPPSPLLSHSLFGMLAGGGGQPPPEPLLPPPGGPGPPLAPGEPEGPSLLVASLLPPPPSDLLPPPSAPPSNLLPSFLPLLALGPTAGDGEGSAEGAGGPSGETFSGLGDLSPLLFPPLSAPPTLIALNSALLAASLDPPSGTPPQPCVLSAPQPGPPTSSVTTATTDLGASSLGKAPSNSGRPPQLLSPLLSASLLGDLSSLTSSPGTLPSLLQPPGSLLSGQLGLQLLPAGGAPPPLSEASSPLACLLQSLQIPPEQPEAPCLPPESPTSALEPEPARPPLSALAPPHSSPDPPVSELLTGRGSGKRGRRGGGGLRGINGEARPGRGRKPGSRREPGQLALKWARGGFNGQMERSPKRTHHWQHNGELAEGGAEPKDPSPPEPHSEDLKVPPGLVRKSRRGRRRKYNPTRNSNSSRQDVTLDPSPTTRAAVPLTPRARPGRPAKNKRRKLAP, from the exons ATGAATGGGGGCAATGAGAGCAGTGGAGCAGACAGAGCTGGGGGCCCTGTGGCCACATCTGTCCCGATCGGCTGGCAGCGCTGTGTTCGAGAGGGTGCTGTGTTCTATATCAG CCCAAGTGGCACAGAGCTGTCTTCCTTGGAGCAAACCCGGAGCTACCTCCTCAGCGATGGGACCTGCAAGTGCGGTCTGGAGTGTCCACTCAATGTCCCCAAG GTTTTCAACTTTGACCCTTTGGCCCCGGTGACcccgggtggggctggggtggggccagcaTCAGAGGAGGACATGACCAAGCTGTGCAACCACCGCCGGAAAGCTGTTGCTATGGCAACCCTGTACCGCAGCATGGAGACCACCTGCTCACACTCTTCTCCTG GAGAGGGAGCAAGCCCCCAAATGTTCCacactgtgtccccagggcctccCACTGCCCGCCCTCCCTGTCTTGTCCCTCCTACAACTCCACTTAATGGGggtcctggctccctccctgcagaACCACCCTCAATTCCACAGGCCTTCCCCCCTCTAGCAGGCCCTGGGGGCCTCTTCCCACCGCCAAGACTTCCTGATCCAATACCCTCTGGAGGTGGCAGCAGCCCCTGTTTCCTCCCAAGGGGCAATGCTCCCTCTCcagctccacctcctccacctgccaTTAGCCTCAATGCCCCTTCATACAACTGGGGAGCTGCCCTCCGATCCAGTCTGGTACCCCCTGACCTGGGCTCTCTTCCAGCCCCCCATGCCTCCTCCTCACCACCTTCAGACCCTCCTCTCTTCCACTGTAGTGATGCCTTAACACCCCCTCCTTTGCCCCCAAGCAATAATCTTCCTGTCCTCCCTGGCCCCCCTGGTCCTACCACTCAGCCACCAGTGTCTTCAGCCACTATGCACCTGCCCCTGGTCCTGGGACCCCTGGGAGGGGCCCCCACAGTAGAAGGGCCTGGGGCACCCCCTTTCCTTGCTAGCAGCCTACTCTCTGCAGCGGCCAAGGCACAGCGTCCCCCGCTGCCCCCTGCCAGCACTTTACAGGGCCGAAGGCCCTGTGCCCAGGCGCCCTCAGCTTCCCACTCATCATCACCCCGTCCCACTCAGCGCCGTCCCCGCAGACCCCCTGTATTGCGATTGATAGAAGGAGGAGGCCCTCAAGCCCCTAGACGGAGCCGTCCTcgtgcccctgcccctgccccccaaccctttTCTCTCCCTGAGCCATCCCAACCAATTCTCCCTTCTGTGCTGTCCTTTCTGGgactccccacccctggcccttcCCACTCTGATGGAAGCTTTAACCTTTTGGGGTCAGATGcacaccttcctcctcccccaaccctctcctcagggagcccttcccagcccaggcaccccatcctgccctccctgcctgggaCCGCCAGTGGCAGCCTCAGCAGTGTGCCAG gtgcccctgccccaccagctGCCTCCAAAGCCCCTCTAGTCCCCAGCCCTGTACTTCAAAGCCCATCTGAAGGGCTTGGGATGGGGGcgggccctgcctgccctctgcctcccctggctggtggggaggctttccctttccccagccctgAGCAGGGCCTGGCACTGAGTGGAGCCGGCTTCCCTGGGATGCTAGGGGCCTTGCCTCTCCCTCTGAGTCTGGGGCAGCCTCCACCTTCTCCATTGCTCAGCCACAGTTTATTTGGCatgctggctgggggagggggacaaccTCCCCCTGAGCCCCTGCTACCCCCCCCAGGGGGACCTGGCCCTCCCCTAGCCCCAGGCGAGCCCGAAGGGCCTTCGCTTTTGGTGGCTTCCCTGCTTCCACCACCCCCTTCAGACCTCCTTCCGCCCCCTTCTGCACCTCCTAGcaacctccttccctctttcctgcctctgttggccctgggccccacagctggggatggggagggatcTGCAGAGGGAGCTGGAGGTCCAAGTGGGGAGACATTTTCAGGTTTGGGAGACCTGTCCCCGCTACTGTTTCCCCCACTTTCAGCCCCCCCCACCCTCATAGCTTTAAATTCTGCGCTGCTGGCTGCCAGCCTGGACCCCCCCTCGGGGACACCCCCCCAG CCCTGTGTCCTGAGTGCCCCCCAACCTGGACCACCTACCTCCAGTGTCACCACGGCAACTACTGACCTGGGAGCCTCCTCTCTGGGCAAGGCCCCCTCCAACTCAGGGAGACCCCCCCAACTCCTTAGCCCTctgctgagtgccagcctgctgg GTGACCTGTCTTCGCTGACCAGCAGCCCTGGAACCCTCCCCAGCCTGTTGCAGCCTCCTGGCTCTCTTCTCTCTGGCCAGCTGGGGTTGCAGCTCCTCCCTGCGGGGGGAGCTCCTCCGCCCCTCTCAGAGGCTTCTAGTCCCCTCGCCTGCCTGCTACAGAGTCTCCAG ATCCCTCCAGAGCAGCCAGAAGCCCCCTGTCTGCCCCCCGAGAGCCCCACCTCAGCCCTGGAACCAGAGCCTGCCCGGCCTCCCCTCAGTGCCTTAGCCCCACCCCACAGTTCTCCCGACCCCCCAGTCTCTGAGCTGCTCACTGGGAGGGGGTCAGGGAAACGGGgtcggaggggaggagggggacttAGGGGCATTAATggtgaggccaggccaggccgggGTCGAAAGCCTGGCAGCCGGAGGGAGCCTGGCCAACTAGCCCTCAAGTGGGCTCGTGGTGGCTTCAATGGACAAATGGAACGGTCTCCAAAAAGGACCCACCACTGGCAGCATAATGGGGAGCTGGCTGAAGGGGGTGCTGAGCCTAAGGATCCATCCCCTCCTGAGCCCCATTCTGAGGACCTTAAG GTGCCCCCAGGGCTAGTCAGAAAGTCTCGTCGTGGCCGAAGGAGAAAATATAA CCCTACACGGAACAGCAATAGCTCCCGCCAGGACGTTACCTTGGACCCCAGCCCCACAACCCGA GCGGCTGTCCCTCTGACTCCCCGGGCCCGCCCTGGCCGTCCTGCCAAAAACAAGAGGAGGAAACTGGCCCCATAG
- the MBD6 gene encoding methyl-CpG-binding domain protein 6 isoform X2, whose translation MNGGNESSGADRAGGPVATSVPIGWQRCVREGAVFYISPSGTELSSLEQTRSYLLSDGTCKCGLECPLNVPKVFNFDPLAPVTPGGAGVGPASEEDMTKLCNHRRKAVAMATLYRSMETTCSHSSPGEGASPQMFHTVSPGPPTARPPCLVPPTTPLNGGPGSLPAEPPSIPQAFPPLAGPGGLFPPPRLPDPIPSGGGSSPCFLPRGNAPSPAPPPPPAISLNAPSYNWGAALRSSLVPPDLGSLPAPHASSSPPSDPPLFHCSDALTPPPLPPSNNLPVLPGPPGPTTQPPVSSATMHLPLVLGPLGGAPTVEGPGAPPFLASSLLSAAAKAQRPPLPPASTLQGRRPCAQAPSASHSSSPRPTQRRPRRPPVLRLIEGGGPQAPRRSRPRAPAPAPQPFSLPEPSQPILPSVLSFLGLPTPGPSHSDGSFNLLGSDAHLPPPPTLSSGSPSQPRHPILPSLPGTASGSLSSVPGAPAPPAASKAPLVPSPVLQSPSEGLGMGAGPACPLPPLAGGEAFPFPSPEQGLALSGAGFPGMLGALPLPLSLGQPPPSPLLSHSLFGMLAGGGGQPPPEPLLPPPGGPGPPLAPGEPEGPSLLVASLLPPPPSDLLPPPSAPPSNLLPSFLPLLALGPTAGDGEGSAEGAGGPSGETFSGLGDLSPLLFPPLSAPPTLIALNSALLAASLDPPSGTPPQPCVLSAPQPGPPTSSVTTATTDLGASSLGKAPSNSGRPPQLLSPLLSASLLGDLSSLTSSPGTLPSLLQPPGSLLSGQLGLQLLPAGGAPPPLSEASSPLACLLQSLQIPPEQPEAPCLPPESPTSALEPEPARPPLSALAPPHSSPDPPVSELLTGRGSGKRGRRGGGGLRGINGEARPGRGRKPGSRREPGQLALKWARGGFNGQMERSPKRTHHWQHNGELAEGGAEPKDPSPPEPHSEDLKVPPGLVRKSRRGRRRKYKKFPTQTLKFTWCLGTCS comes from the exons ATGAATGGGGGCAATGAGAGCAGTGGAGCAGACAGAGCTGGGGGCCCTGTGGCCACATCTGTCCCGATCGGCTGGCAGCGCTGTGTTCGAGAGGGTGCTGTGTTCTATATCAG CCCAAGTGGCACAGAGCTGTCTTCCTTGGAGCAAACCCGGAGCTACCTCCTCAGCGATGGGACCTGCAAGTGCGGTCTGGAGTGTCCACTCAATGTCCCCAAG GTTTTCAACTTTGACCCTTTGGCCCCGGTGACcccgggtggggctggggtggggccagcaTCAGAGGAGGACATGACCAAGCTGTGCAACCACCGCCGGAAAGCTGTTGCTATGGCAACCCTGTACCGCAGCATGGAGACCACCTGCTCACACTCTTCTCCTG GAGAGGGAGCAAGCCCCCAAATGTTCCacactgtgtccccagggcctccCACTGCCCGCCCTCCCTGTCTTGTCCCTCCTACAACTCCACTTAATGGGggtcctggctccctccctgcagaACCACCCTCAATTCCACAGGCCTTCCCCCCTCTAGCAGGCCCTGGGGGCCTCTTCCCACCGCCAAGACTTCCTGATCCAATACCCTCTGGAGGTGGCAGCAGCCCCTGTTTCCTCCCAAGGGGCAATGCTCCCTCTCcagctccacctcctccacctgccaTTAGCCTCAATGCCCCTTCATACAACTGGGGAGCTGCCCTCCGATCCAGTCTGGTACCCCCTGACCTGGGCTCTCTTCCAGCCCCCCATGCCTCCTCCTCACCACCTTCAGACCCTCCTCTCTTCCACTGTAGTGATGCCTTAACACCCCCTCCTTTGCCCCCAAGCAATAATCTTCCTGTCCTCCCTGGCCCCCCTGGTCCTACCACTCAGCCACCAGTGTCTTCAGCCACTATGCACCTGCCCCTGGTCCTGGGACCCCTGGGAGGGGCCCCCACAGTAGAAGGGCCTGGGGCACCCCCTTTCCTTGCTAGCAGCCTACTCTCTGCAGCGGCCAAGGCACAGCGTCCCCCGCTGCCCCCTGCCAGCACTTTACAGGGCCGAAGGCCCTGTGCCCAGGCGCCCTCAGCTTCCCACTCATCATCACCCCGTCCCACTCAGCGCCGTCCCCGCAGACCCCCTGTATTGCGATTGATAGAAGGAGGAGGCCCTCAAGCCCCTAGACGGAGCCGTCCTcgtgcccctgcccctgccccccaaccctttTCTCTCCCTGAGCCATCCCAACCAATTCTCCCTTCTGTGCTGTCCTTTCTGGgactccccacccctggcccttcCCACTCTGATGGAAGCTTTAACCTTTTGGGGTCAGATGcacaccttcctcctcccccaaccctctcctcagggagcccttcccagcccaggcaccccatcctgccctccctgcctgggaCCGCCAGTGGCAGCCTCAGCAGTGTGCCAG gtgcccctgccccaccagctGCCTCCAAAGCCCCTCTAGTCCCCAGCCCTGTACTTCAAAGCCCATCTGAAGGGCTTGGGATGGGGGcgggccctgcctgccctctgcctcccctggctggtggggaggctttccctttccccagccctgAGCAGGGCCTGGCACTGAGTGGAGCCGGCTTCCCTGGGATGCTAGGGGCCTTGCCTCTCCCTCTGAGTCTGGGGCAGCCTCCACCTTCTCCATTGCTCAGCCACAGTTTATTTGGCatgctggctgggggagggggacaaccTCCCCCTGAGCCCCTGCTACCCCCCCCAGGGGGACCTGGCCCTCCCCTAGCCCCAGGCGAGCCCGAAGGGCCTTCGCTTTTGGTGGCTTCCCTGCTTCCACCACCCCCTTCAGACCTCCTTCCGCCCCCTTCTGCACCTCCTAGcaacctccttccctctttcctgcctctgttggccctgggccccacagctggggatggggagggatcTGCAGAGGGAGCTGGAGGTCCAAGTGGGGAGACATTTTCAGGTTTGGGAGACCTGTCCCCGCTACTGTTTCCCCCACTTTCAGCCCCCCCCACCCTCATAGCTTTAAATTCTGCGCTGCTGGCTGCCAGCCTGGACCCCCCCTCGGGGACACCCCCCCAG CCCTGTGTCCTGAGTGCCCCCCAACCTGGACCACCTACCTCCAGTGTCACCACGGCAACTACTGACCTGGGAGCCTCCTCTCTGGGCAAGGCCCCCTCCAACTCAGGGAGACCCCCCCAACTCCTTAGCCCTctgctgagtgccagcctgctgg GTGACCTGTCTTCGCTGACCAGCAGCCCTGGAACCCTCCCCAGCCTGTTGCAGCCTCCTGGCTCTCTTCTCTCTGGCCAGCTGGGGTTGCAGCTCCTCCCTGCGGGGGGAGCTCCTCCGCCCCTCTCAGAGGCTTCTAGTCCCCTCGCCTGCCTGCTACAGAGTCTCCAG ATCCCTCCAGAGCAGCCAGAAGCCCCCTGTCTGCCCCCCGAGAGCCCCACCTCAGCCCTGGAACCAGAGCCTGCCCGGCCTCCCCTCAGTGCCTTAGCCCCACCCCACAGTTCTCCCGACCCCCCAGTCTCTGAGCTGCTCACTGGGAGGGGGTCAGGGAAACGGGgtcggaggggaggagggggacttAGGGGCATTAATggtgaggccaggccaggccgggGTCGAAAGCCTGGCAGCCGGAGGGAGCCTGGCCAACTAGCCCTCAAGTGGGCTCGTGGTGGCTTCAATGGACAAATGGAACGGTCTCCAAAAAGGACCCACCACTGGCAGCATAATGGGGAGCTGGCTGAAGGGGGTGCTGAGCCTAAGGATCCATCCCCTCCTGAGCCCCATTCTGAGGACCTTAAG GTGCCCCCAGGGCTAGTCAGAAAGTCTCGTCGTGGCCGAAGGAGAAAATATAA AAAGTTTCCCACCCAAACTCTGAAATTCACCTGGTGCTTGGGGACGTGTTCCTGA
- the DCTN2 gene encoding dynactin subunit 2, with product MADPKYADLPGIARNEPDVYETSDLPEDDQAEFDAEELTSTSVEHIIVNPNAAYDKFKDKRVGTKGLDFSDRIGKTKRTGYESGEYEMLGEGLGVKETPQQKYQRLLYEVQELTTEVEKIKTTVKESATEEKLTPVVLAKQLAALKQQLVASHLEKLLGPDAAINLTDPDGALAKRLLLQLEATKNSKGAGSGGKTTSGTPPDSSLVTYELHSRPEQDKFSQAAKIAELEKRLTELEAAVRCDQDAQNPLSAGLQGACLTETVELLQAKVSTLEPAVLDQVEARLQSVLGKVNEIAKHKASVEDADTQSKVHQLYETIQRWTPIASTLPELVQRLVTIKQLHEQAMHFGQLLTHLDTTQQMIASSLKDNTTLLTQVQIMMRENLSTIEGNFANIDERMKKLGK from the exons ATGGCGGACCCTAAATACGCCGACCTTCCCGGCATT GCCAGAAACGAGCCAGATGTTTATGAAACCAGCGACCTACCTGAGGATGACCAAGCGGAGTTCGATGCG GAGGAACTCACAAGCACCAGTGTGGAACACATCATTGTCAATCCCAATGCTGCCTATGACAAGTTCAAAGACAAGAGAGTGGGGACAAAGGGACTTG ATTTCTCTGATCGTATTGGAAAAACCAAGAGGACAGGATATGAATCCGGAGAATATGAGATG CTTGGAGAGGGCCTGGGGGTGAAAGAGACACCCCAGCAGAAGTATCAGCGACTACTGTATGAGGTCCAAGAACTGACAACTGAAGTTGAAAAAATCAAG ACAACAGTGAAGGAGTCAGCCACTGAAGAGAAGCTGACCCCCGTGGTGCTGGCTAAACAGCTGGCAGCCCTGAAGCAGCAGCTGGTAGCTTCCCACCTGGAGAAGCTGCTGGGACCAGATGCAGCGATCAACCTTACTGACCCCGATGGAGCTCTAGCTAA GCGCCTACTGCTGCAGTTGGAAGCAACAAAGAACAGCAAAGGGGCTGGTTCAGGGGGAAAGACCACAAGTGGAACCCCCCCAGATAGCAGCCTTGTCACTTACGAACTACATTCTCGGCCTGAGCAGGACAAGTTCTCTCAAGCTGCCAAG ATTGCAGAACTGGAGAAGCGCCTGACAGAGCTGGAAGCAGCTGTACGctgtgatcaggatgctcag AATCCCCTTTCTGCAGGTCTACAAGGAGCCTGCCTTACG gaaactGTAGAGCTGTTGCAAGCAAAGGTGAGCACCCTGGAGCCTGCAGTTTTGGACCAAGTAGAGGCTCGGCTACAG AGTGTCCTAGGAAAGGTGAATGAGATTGCCAAACATAAAGCCTCTGTAGAGGATGCAGATACACAAAGCAAG GTGCACCAGTTATATGAAACCATACAGCGCTGGACCCCCATTGCTTCCACCCTTCCTGAGCTGGTACAGAGACTTGTCACCATCAAGCAGCTGCATGAGCAAG CCATGCATTTCGGTCAGCTGCTGACACACTTGGACACCACACAGCAGATGATTGCTAGTTCTCTCAAGGATAACACCACCCTCTTGACCCAG GTGCAGATAATGATGCGTGAAAACCTGTCCACAATTGAGGGGAATTTTGCCAACATTGATGAACGAATGAAGAAACTGGGAAAGTGA